The genomic stretch GCTTTATTGTAGCTTTGTGTTCACGGTTTATTATCATTATGGCGAACACGTTCCACACGTCATCACGCGAGCGACGGGCCACTTTTAATGACGTAACGACTCCACAGCAAAACATTGCGAAATACCATTTTATTCTAATAACTGAGTCATTGCAAAGCACGTGTTCCACATTTTGGTCTTTCAAGATAATACACATTTCATTAAAGATTTACATGTACATAAAAACAATTACTGTAGCCGTGAGAGCAAATGGATAGGTTCAAATATACATTAGTAATATAAAAAGTATCATGGTGCAAAAAAATACagttcagtttttagtttttttttttttttttttttacagatgacAAAAACTTACTGCTGTCATACAGGAAGAGAAAGGTTCAGGATTCAGGGACTATAGTATGATTATGGTTTATATAATTTCAGTAAGCAATTATTTTCTGTGGTGCAGTATACAAATGGCACGTGACAATAAAAATGCCTTTATTACCATTAATAATCTTTTAGCAGTTAGTCAAAGGTAAACATActtttttgtgttctttaaGTTCATAGGTGGAATGCCTTCGTTTAACTTCTGAACATTACACTTTATTAAGGTCAAAATCTCCCATATGTCAGAAAAAACTCCCAGTGATTTAGCCATCCAATGGTCTGGAAAGTAAAAACCTTCATACACAGACACTGCAATTACATTACAGTACAGCAGCAGGTAGCGGGATAATTATCTGCATTAACTTTGAACTCATTGCCGTAAACGAAGTAAAGGTGTGATTTCCCTTTCCATGTGTAGGTCACTTTGGTGACGGGGATCAGCTCTATGGTTTGACGCTGCGGACAAACAGAGCAGATATGAGCatgatacacaaacacaaaactaagCTTTCTTATCCATTAACCAGTGGTGGATAaactacatttactcaggtactcTACTGTCCAATTTTGTCATACTTGTACCAAACTTGTGTCTTTACTTTATACTGAAACTCTATTTCATGTTGTAGgcaaacaaacatcaacaaaatgtTATCATTGTATATCTAAATAGTACCTGTTGTAGAATGCGTGATGTCTGGGAGTATTTTCCCTGGTGTTCATTGACAAGGCGCTGTGAAGCATTCACCACTACGGGGTCCGGGAAGCCCATCACTGGGTACACCTGCACAGGGTTATCAGGAAAATATGAATCGGTGCTGAATCACCATCACTGTTGATAAAGCTCATTTACTGGTTGAGTGATCAAGCAGGAAGGGTTGTACAAGCAAGAGATTTTCACAGTacgataaccatctcagaaaatatcacagtttcaCAGCATTAtacaattattataattatgtCGATCAATTACAATGACCCTTAATGGAATGAAAGGAAGAATTAAATACCGTAGATAAGAAAATGTACATGGTATGATAATCGTAAACGTTCGTACCACGGTATACCTTGAAACTGGTATATTGCTACAACCCTACAAGCAAGACAACAAAATAAGGATTTTTATACAGTTATGACCTCTGAATATAAAGTCAATGTAATTAGGCCTAACACAGCGTCTACACAGTACATGTGCTGCATAGTGGAAAAAGCGTGTCAGTAGCGGCAGTTTCAGTTCTCCATCACACAGAGCGATCAGCCATGATGTTCCTATATGGTCAACCACATGTTGCTTCAGATCACAGTTAACATGACAAAGCACAAGCAAAGGTGTTACATGAGCTGTGAAGACCGTTGACTTTATTCAAACTTGACTGAAATGCAGCCTGTATTCACCGTCTGTAAGCCTGTTCTATAGATACTCAGGTGAAGGAACAATTGCACCACTGAAAAGCATGCAGGATTAACGTAGTCTAATAAGTCACCAAATCTAAGCAATCTACATGTTCTATGTATGAATTTACCCATTCCTGTTATGTTGTGCCCCCTGAGAAAGCGAGAAACTTACCATGTACTGAGAGTCTCTGAAAAGCTCCTTTCCAGACACCTTGCTGAGGTTGTCCACCTGCAGTCCGCTTGACTGCTCCACGACATAGTCTTCAGAGTGGTTGGTCCTAAAAACATGCATAAAAAAGTTTATGCGGTTTAATTTTACAACTGTTAACACGCaaattaaaagtataaaataacgATAAATGTCGATGACCTTCAGATAAAGAAAGACCATTAGACATTGTTGAAAGATGAACAATATTAAGGAAGTAGCACCATTTCACAGTGAGGTTGATGTAGACCAGAAGCTGCTGTTTTCCACGACACGTGTCACATTGCTTCGATCCTTGTCCGTGACAGTGGCTGCAACTACAAACAGAATAATGTTTAATATCAGTATCTTTTAGGAGAAGCACAAACTGTACTGACCTTGTCAACTGTACTGAAGTAGAACGGGTAACACTTActtttccctccctctgccACTGCAGTGGTGGCATCGATCCTCTCCGTGGCGGTAGCCAGATCCATTGCACACCCAACAAACTTTCTGATGGgagcaagaaaagaaatcagatgATCAGATGATCTCGCTTAAGGTTTTAAAAGCAATAACTTCCATAAAATCTGTGGAGATGACTTACATTACCAGCACCGGCACAGTCTTTGCAAGGCTTTCTCCCCATTCCTACACAAACGTGGCAGGCCTGTGTATAAAATATATCATCTGTAAAAATCTGTAAACGCATTTATGAGAGCTTTTTCTCTTCCAaacacatgttttatattttacctTCATGGATGATGTGTAGGGAACCTTCATAGTCTGTTTGCCATCCATAAAAAAACTGGGAGCTTGAGCAGGAATATCCCAAGGTCCCGGAGGTGTCTGGGCGTAGGCATCCACTGGCTGGCCTGATCCGGATAAATCAACATGTTAGATTATCAGTAAGACAAATAACTTATGCAACTGATGCACAGAGTAACAGCACAGTACCATTGTATGGCTCGTGACTCCACTCTGTAGATCTTGATTCGGTGAAGGTTTCCAGGCGGTACTAAAACAAAGCAGGgggggagaaaacaaacaagattcaTGTTCTTCTTCTATCTGGTGATATTAAATGATCTATAGTCATTTACTTTGGTTAATCCTCCAGTAAACGTGGAGGTGAACTCAGGGGCTTtccaaacatgcacacatgaatGGACCTCCTCTTACCCTGTAGGTATTGAATGCCTCCATGCCGGTGATCACACCATCCTTCGCTGGTGCTGAGCTGTAGCAGCACTTGCTGGAGGCAAACAGGGCAAAAGCGTCCCGGGCAGTGTCTTCACTTATAGATGGGATACTGTCAGCGGTGAGGGAGTGAGATAAAGAAAAGTCATGCAAGGTAATCTTTTGAGAGGAAGTGTGAGTTTACTCAGTGCATGGAGTGCTTGGATTGCATTAACCCTAAATtgcattacaggaaatgttttgtaatATCCTTAGCAGTTGGGTGAAAGAACAAGGAAACGAAGATGGAGCCTCACTTCCAATGTGGTTGCTCAGGTCCCGGTGTAGGCTGAGGGGCCGGGTATGCAGGCATCGGAGGGGGAAGATATCCACCTACAGAAGATTTGGAAGTTATTTGTACTGATTTATTTCTGCATGCAAAGAGCAATCATTCCTAATGTATGTACgctcagtggccactttattaaAGGTAAACCTGTAAAATCAAACGCGACAGCTCAGCCAAAAGTTCTGAATTTACACTACAtttaatgtaaagttttaatgaCGATGTTGGAGAGGCATTTATCTAATTGTATGTTTAATGCTGAGGTTGTAGTTTGCAGTGGTGTTGTACTAGACCGCAAAATATTGAGGTTTTTCTAAACTCATTTCAATATAATGCAGTTCAGTACAACAGCACCACTAATTACTACCTCAGTAATAAACATACAGAGAATTAAAAcctctgaaaaaagaaacatacattAAATGCTACATAAAAGAAGAATATGTAGAAGAGCTGTGAATTTGGTTATAAAGGTGTACTTACATTAAAAAAGCGACAAGAGAGAGTATATAGCGAGTATAACGAGTTGTTTGAAAAGAACCAGGCACCCAAATATTGTTCCCAGGACTTGATGTGGGTCCATCTTGAAAATGTTGTTAACAGGTGGAGCGaaggaatgaataaataaaatgaactcTCTAAATAAACTTCTTCATCTGTGATCTCCACGACTTACTGATCGGGCAGCAGAGCGCCTTCAGCTCAAAGCTCCTCCAACTGTGCAGTGCCCAGTGCCATAAAACGTTACAATATCTCTATGGGCAGGAGGTGGAGATAGCACAACCAGACCAGAATGctcttattttgcacattttagcTTTATATTCAACTTCTATTCTACTTATTCTATCTGTCCCTGTTTAATCTTGCAGTATGGCAGGTGTATGCATGTATATATCTGTAAATATTGTGTTATTTGTACCATTcttgtgtgttattgtgattTTATGTGAATTGCTAGTGTGACAGTGAAAGTAATGTCAATCAAAATTACTTCATTCGGATTGAGGAAACATTTATCCACGTAAGCACAGCCTACTACATACtgtacctcctcctcctgccaccGTTCCCTCATAGCCAGGCATGTTGTCAAACATGCTGGCCGGAGGAGCGCTGGGGCCCTGGGAATCTGCAGCGGGTGGGGCGAACATTGCTATAAGAAACCAGAAGAACCAGTTcagtcatgtgtgtgtggatgaagaCTTTTACAGCTTAAATCTAGTAAAGTTTTAATacattacacaaacaaacagcaacagctGGTGGCTCTCATGAGCATCCTGTCATCTTTACAATAAATCCAGATGAATTATTGGGTCCCCAACATGTTCCCACATGACAACACCTGAACATACATATCGTATCGGGTGTGACTGACTTACCTTGCCCCTCCGTGTTTTCCATTTTGAAAGGGTTTATATAGATACactacacactcacactcacacacacgtttaGTTCACTTTACCACCGTTACTAACAAAAAGGGGAACCGTACACACGCACCCCTCCACAGTCAGCCTTCACCGCGGTGTCAGCAGCCTCAGATAACCCGCACGTCAAATGACGTCACTCAAATGTGCGTACTTGCGGCTCAAACGGAAGCGTGCGGTTGAAAGcactgttggtgttttttttttgcattaaaaccACGAA from Pagrus major chromosome 7, Pma_NU_1.0 encodes the following:
- the ssuh2rs1 gene encoding protein SSUH2 homolog isoform X1, producing the protein MLHGGVGCDKSPQNTYGVANPGYVPAAAGVPAMFAPPAADSQGPSAPPASMFDNMPGYEGTVAGGGGGYLPPPMPAYPAPQPTPGPEQPHWNIPSISEDTARDAFALFASSKCCYSSAPAKDGVITGMEAFNTYRYRLETFTESRSTEWSHEPYNGQPVDAYAQTPPGPWDIPAQAPSFFMDGKQTMKVPYTSSMKACHVCVGMGRKPCKDCAGAGNKVCWVCNGSGYRHGEDRCHHCSGRGRENCSHCHGQGSKQCDTCRGKQQLLVYINLTVKWTNHSEDYVVEQSSGLQVDNLSKVSGKELFRDSQYMVYPVMGFPDPVVVNASQRLVNEHQGKYSQTSRILQQRQTIELIPVTKVTYTWKGKSHLYFVYGNEFKVNADNYPATCCCTVM
- the ssuh2rs1 gene encoding protein SSUH2 homolog isoform X2, which codes for MEHRPLLSPQNTYGVANPGYVPAAAGVPAMFAPPAADSQGPSAPPASMFDNMPGYEGTVAGGGGGYLPPPMPAYPAPQPTPGPEQPHWNIPSISEDTARDAFALFASSKCCYSSAPAKDGVITGMEAFNTYRYRLETFTESRSTEWSHEPYNGQPVDAYAQTPPGPWDIPAQAPSFFMDGKQTMKVPYTSSMKACHVCVGMGRKPCKDCAGAGNKVCWVCNGSGYRHGEDRCHHCSGRGRENCSHCHGQGSKQCDTCRGKQQLLVYINLTVKWTNHSEDYVVEQSSGLQVDNLSKVSGKELFRDSQYMVYPVMGFPDPVVVNASQRLVNEHQGKYSQTSRILQQRQTIELIPVTKVTYTWKGKSHLYFVYGNEFKVNADNYPATCCCTVM
- the ssuh2rs1 gene encoding protein SSUH2 homolog isoform X3, which gives rise to MENTEGQAMFAPPAADSQGPSAPPASMFDNMPGYEGTVAGGGGGYLPPPMPAYPAPQPTPGPEQPHWNIPSISEDTARDAFALFASSKCCYSSAPAKDGVITGMEAFNTYRYRLETFTESRSTEWSHEPYNGQPVDAYAQTPPGPWDIPAQAPSFFMDGKQTMKVPYTSSMKACHVCVGMGRKPCKDCAGAGNKVCWVCNGSGYRHGEDRCHHCSGRGRENCSHCHGQGSKQCDTCRGKQQLLVYINLTVKWTNHSEDYVVEQSSGLQVDNLSKVSGKELFRDSQYMVYPVMGFPDPVVVNASQRLVNEHQGKYSQTSRILQQRQTIELIPVTKVTYTWKGKSHLYFVYGNEFKVNADNYPATCCCTVM